The following proteins are encoded in a genomic region of Nicotiana sylvestris chromosome 4, ASM39365v2, whole genome shotgun sequence:
- the LOC138889505 gene encoding uncharacterized protein, producing the protein MAPYEALYGRRCTSPVGRFELGEARILGTNFLQDALDKVKVIQERLRTAQSRQKNYTDRKGHDVSYVVGEKVLLNVSPMKGVMRFGKKGKLSPRFIGPLKVFRRIGEVAYELALPPSLSSVHSVFHVSMLRKYIGDPSHVLDFITV; encoded by the coding sequence atggctccatatgaggctttatatgggagacgatgtACATCTCCAGTAGGACGGTTTGAGCTGGGCGAGGCCAGGATTTTGGGTACAAACTTtctgcaggatgctttggacaaggtgaaagtgattcaggaacggcttcgtacagcgcagtcaagacaaaagaatTATACTGACAGGAAGGGTCATGATGTGTCTTAtgtggttggggagaaggttctactaaatgtttcacctatgaaaggtgttatgagatttgggaagaaggggaaattgagtcctcgatttaTTGGGCCTTTAAAGGtgtttcggaggattggggaggtggcttatgagcttgctttgccaccaagcttgtcgagtgtgcattcagtatttcatgtttctatgctccggaagtatattggcgatccgtctcatgttttggacttcatcaCGGTTTAG